The genomic stretch CGGCGTCCCGACCTCACCTTGCCGCTCCCTCAGCGCGACCCGGCCCTCGCCGTTCCCCTCCCCCTCCCGCCCTCCATGAGCAACCACCACAACGGGAGCAACACCACCGGCAACCACCTCAACAACGTCTTCCCTCCCGCCCCCGCGGCGACGGCGGGggcgcagcagcagcagcagcaccagATGCACTTCTCCGAGCTGGAGCGGGTGAATCGGATCGGGAGCGGGAGCGGCGGGACTGTGTACAAGGTAGTCCACCGTCTGACGGGGCGGCTCTACGCGCTCAAGGTCATCTACGGCAACCACGAGGAGGCGGTGCGCCGCCAGATCTGCCGGGAGATCGAGATCCTCCGGGACGTGGACAACCCCAACGTGGTCAAGTGCCACGACATGTACGACCACGGCGGCGAGATCCAGGTGCTCCTGGAGTTCATGGACCGCGGGTCGCTGGAgggcatccacgtcggcaacGAGAGCCACCTCAGCCACCTCACCCACCAGATCCTGAGCGGCCTCGCCTACCTCCACCGCCGCAAAATCGTCCACCGCGACATCAAGCCCTCGAACCTCCTCGTGAACTCGCGCAAGCAGGTCAAGATCGCCGACTTTGGCGTCAGCCGCATCCTCTCCCAGACCATGGACCCCTGCAACTCCTCCGTCGGGACCATCGCCTACATGAGCCCCGAGCGAATCAACACCGACCTCAACCACGGCAAGTACAACGGCTACGCCGGCGACATCTGGAGCTTCGGCGTCAGTATCCTCGAGTTCTACCTTGGGCGCTTCCCCTTCGCCGTCGGCCGCCAGGGCGACTGGGCCAGCCTCATGTGCGCCATCTGCATGGCCGAACCCCCCGAGGCCCCCGCCTCTGCTTCCCATGACTTCCGGGACTTCATCGGGTGCTGCCTGCAGCGCGACCCCGCTCGGCGTTGGACCGCCTACCAGCTGCTGAGGCACCCTTTCATTTTGACCCACAATCAGGGCCTGCAGCACCaagttcttcctcctcctccacccctATTCTCATCATCTTAGCTGCTGCtggttcttttccttcttttttcttcgttttcttttctattgCCTCAGTTGCCAATTATTGGTTCTTGagtcttttttcatttgtagtttttgatttttgatatgATCATTGGGGTTTGGTGTTTCTAAGTGGGGAGGGCTTTAGAAGAGCTTCAGAAACTTACAACAGTATCAATGTGTCTCCTTCATCTTGACGTCCTCCTTTCATAATGGAATGCAATGCAGCAATCCTTTACCAGTGAAAGGAACATCTGTTTGCTATGTTTGGTCTTTTTCCTGTCGCTGCCAAGTGCCAAGCCTCAAATTGTGGTTAGTGCCAAGGGCAAAAAATAGCAAAAGAGATAGCTTTTTTCCATGCAACGCTATGTAACTAGATGTTAATCAAGTTACAAGGCATGGGGTTTCTTTCTTCTAGGTGGGGGTCACTGGTTTTTTTGGCTATACTTGGTTAAATTCTGTGGTGGGATATGTTTCTGCAAGAATTGGACTTTGAATAACCACGGCTATTTCAGCTTATGGGACATTTTCAGGAgcaggaaaaagataagatttggCTTTAGACACTATTAATGCACGTTTTCTTGGCTCTTGCTTTCCTGTGAGGGGCTGTGTGCCCCCTATCATCATCACGGACACATCACATAAGGGCTTAAATGGGAAAAATAAGGGGGAAGCATCCGAGATTCTCCTCAATCCAGAAATTGGTTCTATTCTGTGCCTGGGTGGTTGCTGCAGTGAGTGTCTTGTCCTCTCCatcctttgctttttccttattcttttGCTTTGATGTTGTTCTCCCGTGGCATATGGAGGCCAAGGCCAAAGTCTTGATAGAATGTTGGAGTGGCGAGTCTCAGCCTCTGCATCTGAACAAGAGATATCTTGCTTGCTTTTGCAGCTCGATTCGAATGCCTTGTGGAAGACACGGCGTAGGAACAATGACAGTGAGCTAAGTAACTTGAACTCAGGTGGAATTTCGGGGACACCATCAGAGGTTTGAGGGATGTTGTTTAGTTGAGTCATAGGAAAGGATGGATGATGCCATTGGATTAACTGAACAGCAAATTCAATAGCTAGACAATGCTTCCTTTTGACTGTCTTTCTTTAGTTTATTCCCCTGGCCTGTTGTAAATATGTTCAGAAATAGCATTTTCCAGCCTCCTAAAGATTGCTCAAGTCAATACTCATGGAGATTATTTTCTTTCGCAGCTAATAATTTAGCCTTAACAAGGCGACTCGATTCGACTATTTGCTTTAGGCACGTTAACGTGATCATCTGATTCTGATCTTTAGCAGAACATCTGGGTTTCATTATTTGTTGCCGTTTAAAGATGAAATGAATTGCTGGTGACAATTCAACATCCAATGCTATGCTATGAAATGCCGTTTCAAGTGAAATAGCGGAGTTTCTGGCTCTTCTTGTGTACAAACATGGAAACTGCTCCTGTATGAACAACTCCATGTCCATCTGTTCTACtcaaatttgatatttctgAAACTCAGTTTGTGGAAACGAGATCAATGGGTGGATCATTAATACCAGGATATGATTATTAAGCCGAGGAACATGTGAGATCCTTGTCGCATGAGGTCCCTGAGCTATGCCAGTTCATGTTTCATGACAATTGTTGTGATAAGCAACAAGGCTAGAAATTGTCCCCGTCGCCTTCTCCATGACCGCTGCTTATTTAACTGAAATGCAGAAGGACGGGGACAAACTCACCAACTAGCTTGAAATTTCTCTTAAAATGCCCTTTTTTAAAATCCCCTTATTTCAAACCCTCCTGGGAAAGCAAATTAAAGAGGGGAAACCACCAGTAGCGTCCCGCGTTAGGTCAATGAATCCGTCTCTCTTTCATGCGGATTCTGTTCTGTTCCAAAGTGACCGTGACCTGAAACAATGTTTGAGAATAGAAGAACTGAGCCAAATTAGTTTGCTTTCGAGAGGCTTCATTATCAGGGCCAAATTGTTCATTTGCCGTGTCTATGgcgacactcaagtgaatgacgTAGCTGACATTTTTGCTACAGGGATTGCTGCACTagcttttccttccttctcaaATTGCCATCTACCATCTCTTGAGCGCTTAAAAATGGATGAAGCCAAATGATCAAGTGCGCTATGAGCTGCTTGCTTCGATTCTGACTAGTTTGCTGTAATGTATGAGATGCTTGTGTGAAGTCCTCATCTTCCAAGCGTCTTCGTCATGATTTTCTTGCAACAGCTTCTATGATATAACTGGTACTCGGTTTCGCATTGGGATCTGTATTTTGGCGAAATGGGCTACTACGGTATTCAAGCATCGATCTTCAACCACCAGGAAGCGAGATGTGCACTGGACTTCTTCCCCTAAGCCCACGGCATAGTAATACTGCTTTCGTCAGTGCATCATGCACAGAATGTGTTTTCTTATTGCTTATCACACaaagaagaagggggaaaaaaggttTCTTAAGGTCATGCTGAGAGATTTTTCTCGTTATTACATACATACCGTCAGTCTCATTTTCTTCCAGCCATGCAAATGACTGAGGACCCAATTGCAGCACTTCTGTGGGAATGGGATCATTCTTGTTATATGTGGAAATGCAGAAATTTGAAGTGGCAAAACATTAGGTTTGTGACTTTTACATGTGGAAACACAACCACCCCAGTGGTCATTTTGGCTCTGAACAGACAAACATCAGAGCCAAATTTTCCCTTGTCATCAATGAGACACGTCTCCTCTCCAGGAGTCCATTGCTTGCTCTTAACTAGCAGAAAATCAGATGCTttgaaagttgaaaaaaataaaggggaCGCAAGAGAACCGTCGCTCCTTTTGATCCTTGGACTGATGAGGAAGTACGCAATCCTGCGGCGTTTCATGACCAATTCATGACCAGAATTGGTGGCTTGGGGTTGCAATCAGGAAAGAAAggcacaaaagaagaaatttgcAAGTAAATCTGAAATGAGGAAGACAAGCACTAGCAGTGGTTCTTATCTTGTTGTTCTGCTGGTGGTGGATTGAAGGATGGAAGTGGATCTTGACAGGGAAAGGTGCTGCTCGTGAGAAAGGgaaatttccttctttttccggGGTTCTGATTAGTTTAGACCGGCTCAGCAAAGTAGAAATACAGTCAGGTTTTGGATGGTTGGCCCCACCTGCTGTGCTTCAGGTGTGCCAATATTGTTTTCGTTAGCGAATTGATTAatccgggtctttggattacTTGTTAAGCAACTGTGTAAAGAAAGCTTATAACCAGCGGTctaacattcttttttttcctatgatgtTTGGAAATAGTAATATTCGAAGCACTCATTTAATAGGTCTACATCGACTGTCGTAATTTTCGAATGACTTAAAATTGAGGGCATCAACTACGCGTGGTCACTAGATAGTGTCCTTAAATTCATTTAGTTGCGTATTAATAAGATGCCAATAATGATTACGTGCGAAATTTTGAACAGCGAGTCCACTTGATAAATAATCTAAAAATCATCTATCCGAGTCCGAGAAAAAGAATCTGTGATTCTAACTTCAACATTTCAAGCTATGAGACTTAGATTTAAAACTGTtaccaatagaaaaaaaaatattcgcaCAAATATTGTTAGCACTTACGTTGAAAACTACTGTCATTTCGAGTTTtgtaatgaaatgaaaatgttaCTGAGCAAGTCCCGCGTGTCAATAtttcgggaaaattgtccagaaatttataaacctattacactttgactaatttagtcctaaatctttttataatttgtcaatttaatctttcgGGCTAATTTTAATTGGGAATTACTAACATGGTTGCCGACTGTCTTATATGACATGATCGACactaacttgaaatttttttgcatatttttaatTGTTAAGGGCCTACAGGGCCCGAGGCACTACTACCCTAGCCAAATATCGGgtgagggtcgcgaccctcgcccggatctcgCAGAGGGCCGCCGGCTCTCATCAAACATTGGGTAACGATTGCGAGCCTCGCTAACCGCCGGCGAGGGTGTTGCGGCCCTCTATGATGACCCAAGAACTATTCCTCGTTATTCTACCtttgtttaatttatttattattttctgccaacttttattatttatttgtgaaaaatgTTAGTAGCCAACCTAATTTGACAGACATAGCAACTTCCAAGATATTTATAAATGTACTTAGTTTTACATATTTGCCTTAAGTATAGTTTACAATGTAGACTAATCTTCCTTActatgtacaatcaaaatttggAAGATTACCCTCCACTATGGCTACTCTGCCCATCCATACTCCTACTAAACTATTAGGACCTCTTCCACATCATGACTTGGGTACTCTCCTAAGGTGTCACTCCGCCTTGGAAATCTAATGTCCATTGAAATTGCGCAGAGGATCCATGAGCATTTTTCCACCTATTTTTCGACGCCAATTTCTACATTGACGATTTCCTACTAGAAGTATTCCATATGAGTCGGGTATCCAAATAGCGAGGATTCGGCGAGGCCATcacaattttcctaaaaaataaggGATGAACAAACAGCCTAGTAAATGAAATCACTAGGTCTAAAATAGGAATATCCGTCCCATGCTCGATGTAGTGGTGTACATGCTATTAAACAAAGCCATTTGTGATCCACTGTAAAACAAATATTATGTGGCTCACAAATGAGTTCATCAACTCATTCTCATAATCTTGTAATCGTTACCCGGGAACGCTTTTTCATAAGCGCAACATCATTTGGGAAAAGATGGTGTCTCGTTCGCATCGTCACCTTCATGGGAAACGATGACTCGTACATGTTCTTGTAATAAGGCCAACTTTGGCTCCCCGCCGACGGTCTTGTAATTTTCCACATAAAAGCCATCTCTGACTTTCGTCGCTTCTTGGGTGACAATGAGTAAACAATGATTTGGCTTTCGTAATACACACTTTCGCACACCTATGTATTCATTTATCATCTCTTTTGATTATGTAGGATTGCGTCAATGGAAGAGAGAGACGGGATGAGGGACTACTTGAGCCACCTTCGGCCCGGTAAAGCCAATTTGGTTCCCTTTTGGTTCTTGTTCAAATGTCCATCTTCTTTTCAATACTCGATGAATGTGATTTATGATGCAACACACATATCCGCACACATAATCATTGTAACACGACTTCAAGCATTAAACATACATTACTATTTTAGAACTAGTAATCCTATTTACCGGGTACTCGAATTACGGTGTCCTacgtcattaaaaaaaaaaacaagacaagAAGCGGCGTGACGGCGCCAGCTTGAGGCGGCATGATGGCGATGTGAGGTGGCACGACGACTCGAGGTGACGCcgcgaaggagagagagagagagagagagagagagagagagagagagagaattggtgGATGTTTGAAATGAGGAAACCGTTGCTCTATTTATAATCATTCCCTAGCTTCTCTCATAAGCTTCCTAATTTTCTTCACAATGTTCCTAGCTTCCTTCGCAAGGTTCTTCATTAATGACCTTCCTTGTTgaatttttctataaatacGAATGCGTTTATAACATCTTGACTTTGCTAATGTGAACTCATCTATGTAAGTGTGAACTCATTTATAATTTATTGACTTTGCTAATATGAACTCATTTATGCAAGCGtgaactcatttattttttcttaacttTATTATTGAAAACGACATTGATTTTATCCTATTATAAAATGCTTCAAAAAGACATTATTcttatcctttcattaattacttgaaagtggCATTATCCTTATCCATTAGTAAATTGACTTGCAGTTGACTTATATGTTTTTAATTGACTTGGCATTTACTTATATACTACTTCAAGAAATATTACCATGTCATGTTTTCTAATACAAATTTTCTAGGAAAACTTAttaaataagttaagtaatagctTCTTAGAGAAGTTTCGAAATAGCTTACTCACGAAATTACAGGATAGCTTCCTCGAGAAGTTACCGGATAGCTTCCTTAAGAAGCTTCGAAATAACTTCCTCAAAAAGCAATGAGATAGCTTCCTTGGCAAGCCAAAAGGGTTAGCTTCTTCAAGAAGTTTTAGGATTCCTTCTTAATTAAGAGATGATTTAGCTTTCTCTAGAAGTTTTTAAATGTCTTAAAGTTTCCTCTAAAAGTTTTTAGATGTCTTAAAGAACAagttagacatggccacgggttGTGAAcaaccggttccggttcatgaatCGGCGGTTTCGGTTCATGGCCATGCTTGAATAGGAACCGGTCTTTGAAGGGGCTGTCCCAGTTCCTATTCGGAACCTCCGGTTTTGGGTTGGTTCCGGTTtcgaaatttaaatttaatttaaaataataaattacaaaataataaataattaaattatcaattataaattataatcaaattgtatattgtaatcaaatttgggggaaaaaagagagagagagaagtagcttgaacttaatgaattatcattaagcgcctacatatcttcttggggataaaagaatcagagtccatgtagttcttttacctttgataacccaaaTTTACCTCATTGTCAATGATCGCTACCCTCCGTAGTAcccgtggtggtggtatctcGACTATCATCATTAAAGTATTCGTTGTCTCGATCCAGTTATTGTCGTCAAAATTTAGCCTTTGCCCATCATCGACACAAGCATGAGCCTCTACAAcatccggatttaatcttgaacggcggtcATCTAAAATTAATTATCCAgtgctaaatgtttgttcaattgCAATTGTTGAAGAATGAGTTGTTAACATCTATCTTTCGATGAGAGCGATGACTGGGAATTGGGTTGAACGAGTCTTTCACCActttagaattttgaaatctatacTATGTTCGGAATTACGGAACTCAAAAACaatggttaaatatttttctaattcgaaaatattatccgttgctcccttttgtcctttttgccTACTAATAAACagattgtaccctctactaaatCTACCGCTCTCCTCCCTTTACGAGGCATTAGGTTGAGACgaggcactaggttgagaagatccaccATCACCTAAACTatatctagtacaaaattcattatataatgctactatagcatctttaacctctacttgtatagttttaatatttatggtttcattcaaatgtaaacaattataataataatccttcagataatcattcaaatcatctaatttagtacgtggatcgaaaataatAACAACCAAATAAACAATAGGAATGTAggtataataatgcagccattttgctttcattgcaaTAATAATTAGAGCTAAATgagcatctttttcatattcacaaaaaacatcagcaatattaacacactctattaaaaataaatgcgtagtaggataataaataccagataaagcataagttgcatcattaaaaactttcaaaaaatcttatttttttttttgcaaacaacccaatcttgcgAGAGTAAAGTAATTTTAGAAACATTGTTCGAAATAAAcgcacataataaatttttataagcaaaagattgatgaagcaacccataggtagaattccaacgagtcggaatattttttggaaatctttttatttttgtccatgtgatttacaaaatctgccccattcttttataacttggggacgattccataaaaatttaattgctttctttattggggtgagaaaagcctcaagagttcgtaaatcatcttgtacacataaatttaaaacgtggcaaacacatctaatgtgaaaaatttatccgccaaaagagggtttataaatattttctaactcggAAATAGAAGCGGGATTTGACGCGACATTATAAAAAcaaactgaaaaaaatttattaatcaaattatatttttctaaaacttgcctaattattctataaatattattggtggtatgcctttcatcaaatactcaaaatgcaagtactcttttttgaatatttcaatccttacctatccaatgacatgtggtactaatataaaaatgaatttgccaaggatcactccaaatattattacttatatgcacacgtccattgaaatccgtaaaaaagttttgcaaagcctttttttatttttatttttttataaaccttaaaaagttcgcgtttaaaaGTAGTTCTCGGAACAGGTTTTGCTTGCAAAATTTTACTCATCCTTTGATTTGAGGCTAGTCCCATACAGATGGTTTGGGATTCCAAGGACGTGGCCGGCCTAGACATGGTAAACGACATGCGATGGGTCACGATAAGCTAGAATGTAGTCCTTTGCCACCACCTCTGTACACCACCTTCCGATTGGAGTAGTCACTACAATCGACAACTCAATTTGAAGATGACCTAGGATTGTCTTCCCGACTACAAGGGCCAAGATGCTGTGATGGACCTGGACGACGATGAAGCGATGATGGAGTCCCCGATCTTACCGGATGGTTTGATGATTTAACCATTGCTACCGTATTTGAGGATCCCATGAGTTGATGGAACACCCGAAGAGGAGCCTTACATGGTGCCTAACCCCCGGCCATCCGTCAATGCCATATTCGacgatccactggagggtttagattcgagtaACACCTTTACATTTATGCAATCCCTGGTGGGATTTTTCTAGTTTTGAGGAGTCTAGGTTGCATCACTTTCTTAGGATTCTCGTTTCGTTTTATGTcgacttttcaatttcttttccaaaagatgtaattcattgattttattatcaataaaattcgATGTTCTTCATtaaaatctttgaattttgtcAGTATCCCTAAACTAACTGATGACGATAACGCCGATCGAACAAACTgttatctatggtaagcaccgaggtTGGGCTTCAGAATTCTCGTCCCGAGGTCTTCGAAACAAAATTCTTCAAAGGaaacacccaatttttgaaaaatgaatgaatgattaAGCCCTATTTATCCTTCTGATTTTGCCACTCTATGTTTCAAGGGCACATgtgaggagggaaacctagtggattcCGGAGTATACGACTTGGACGAGTTCACTCCCGACTACGAGGAAATACGTCAAGACTTCGAACAACATGAGACGTTTAAACCTCTAACTGGCGAGGAgactatatcaatcaacttgggcAATGAGGAAAACCCGAGAGAGGTTAAGATAGGcgaacctttccaaagagatgtcgAGCGCTTGATCGAGCTCCCcaaggattaccaggacattttttccttgtttttttagaatatgcccggtcttgaccgttccattgttgatcattgtttgccgatcgatcttcggtggtgcaaaagtaaattggtacaaaagatcaaagaggaggtcatgaagctacttgacgtcggatttattgagactacggaatattcgattgggtcgccaatatagTCATGAAGAAAGATGGGCGGGTCGgtctgtgtcgattatcgagatttga from Rhodamnia argentea isolate NSW1041297 chromosome 2, ASM2092103v1, whole genome shotgun sequence encodes the following:
- the LOC115752718 gene encoding mitogen-activated protein kinase kinase 5-like, with translation MRPIQPPPPAATPNSSPSSSSRGNRPRRRPDLTLPLPQRDPALAVPLPLPPSMSNHHNGSNTTGNHLNNVFPPAPAATAGAQQQQQHQMHFSELERVNRIGSGSGGTVYKVVHRLTGRLYALKVIYGNHEEAVRRQICREIEILRDVDNPNVVKCHDMYDHGGEIQVLLEFMDRGSLEGIHVGNESHLSHLTHQILSGLAYLHRRKIVHRDIKPSNLLVNSRKQVKIADFGVSRILSQTMDPCNSSVGTIAYMSPERINTDLNHGKYNGYAGDIWSFGVSILEFYLGRFPFAVGRQGDWASLMCAICMAEPPEAPASASHDFRDFIGCCLQRDPARRWTAYQLLRHPFILTHNQGLQHQVLPPPPPLFSSS